One Oryza brachyantha chromosome 3, ObraRS2, whole genome shotgun sequence DNA segment encodes these proteins:
- the LOC102722382 gene encoding zinc finger matrin-type protein 2: MSSNPVGVDNTFRRKFDKEEYLERARQREREEKEEARKGKDKGPPVQRQPLKHRDYEVDLESRLGKTQVVTPIAPLSQQAGYYCSVCECVVKDSANYLDHINGKKHQRALGMSMRVERASLEQVQKRFESLKKRKDPGSFSEQDLDERIMKQQQEEEERKRQRKEKKKEKKKELAAQNEPEDIDPDVAAMMGFGGFGSSKK; the protein is encoded by the exons ATGTCTAGCAAT CCGGTTGGTGTTGATAACACTTTTCGGAGGAAATTCGATAAGGAGGAGTACTTGGAACGAGCGCGGCAGAGGGAGCGAGAGGAGAAG GAAGAAGCCCGGAAAGGCAAGG ACAAGGGACCTCCTGTGCAAAGGCAACCTCTGAAGCACAGGGACTATGAAGTTGACCTTGAGTCTCGTCTTGGCAAGACTCAG GTGGTAACCCCGATTGCACCTTTGAGTCAGCAG GCTGGCTACTATTGTTCAGTATGTGAATGTGTTGTTAAAGATTCAGCTAACTATTTGGACCATATAAATGGCAAGAAAC aTCAAAGAGCATTGGGCATGTCTATGCGTGTTGAGAGAGCATCACTTGAACAG GTTCAGAAAAGGTTTGAGTCACTTAAGAAGAGGAAAGATCCAGGCAGCTTTAGTGAACAAG ATTTGGATGAGAGAATAATGAAACAAcagcaagaggaggaggagaggaagcggCAAcgcaaagaaaagaagaaagagaaaaag AAAGAGCTGGCTGCCCAGAATGAACCTGAGGACATAGACCCTGATGTTGCTGCCATGATGGGTTTCGGAGGCTTCGGTTCCTCGAAGAAGTGA
- the LOC107303819 gene encoding uncharacterized protein LOC107303819 → MDGFGSRLVFSPDDEQLTDSYLQSYLVRSSLSDLPPVVSSFFHVADVYSAPPDELLAGLDPAPGTGDGDGRVWYLFSPVRVLGSRGARKARTVVGAGGGNECWHAEGGPRDIEKSGAGGKLQKFSYKIKTASGVVKPGWLMVEYSLPGSDRLALCKVYRSPRKSRYSPPTPSSSPATVAPPPSVSGCKRKAEEGDHPEAPSCSAPRRTPPAPVEGDHGEDDLLLAGSHQDGQGAMDVGLPPEQQNQDIAASAAATQVLALGDQEHEGDGEFDERADPESWEWENYLSAVLNETCKQETLATAAAGQPPEETAVL, encoded by the coding sequence ATGGATGGGTTTGGCAGCCGCTTGGTTTTCTCCCCGGACGACGAGCAGCTCACAGACAGCTACCTCCAGAGCTACCTTGTCCGGAGCAGCCTCAGCGACCTGCCCCCCGTCGTCTCCTCCTTCTTccatgtcgccgacgtctacTCCGCCCCCCCTGACGAGCTACTCGCCGGTCTCGATCCGGCGCCtggcaccggcgacggcgacggccgggtgTGGTACCTGTTCTCCCCGGTGCGCGTTCTTGGCAGCCGCGGCGCCAGGAAGGCCCGcaccgtcgtcggcgccggcggcggcaacgagtGCTGGCACGCGGAGGGCGGCCCCAGGGACATCGAGaagagcggcgccggcgggaagCTGCAGAAGTTCTCGTACAAGATCAAGACGGCGTCGGGCGTCGTCAAGCCCGGGTGGCTCATGGTGGAGTACTCCCTCCCCGGGAGCGACCGCCTCGCGCTCTGCAAGGTGTACCGCTCGCCTCGCAAGAGTCGCTACTCGCCTCCGACGCCGTCCTCGtcaccggcgacggtggcgccgccgccgtccgtgTCCGGCTGCAAGCGcaaggcggaggagggcgaccACCCCGAGGCACCGTCGTgcagcgcgccgcggcgaactccgccggcgccggtggaaGGAGaccacggcgaggacgacctACTCCTTGCGGGGAGCCACCAAGATGGTCAAGGCGCCATGGACGTCGGCCTGCCGCCGGAGCAGCAGAACCAAGACATCGCCGCTTCCGCTGCGGCCACGCAGGTCTTGGCGTTAGGCGATCAAGAACATGAGGGAGATGGAGAGTTCGACGAGCGCGCCGATCCAGAATCCTGGGAGTGGGAAAACTACTTGTCTGCGGTGTTGAACGAGACATGCAAACAAGAAacgctcgccaccgccgccgccggacagCCGCCCGAGGAGACCGCCGTCCTCTGA
- the LOC102722661 gene encoding calreticulin-like has translation MAIRRRSSTAAAAVAAVVALASVAAVAGEVFFQEKFDDGWEDRWVKSEWKKEDNTAGEWNHTSGKWNGDADNKGIQTSEDYRFYAISAKFPEFSNKDKTLVLQFSVKHEQKLDCGGGYVKLLGGDVDQKKFGGDTPYSIMFGPDICGYATKKVHAILTKNGKNHLIKKDVACETDQLTHVYTLIIRPDAKYSILIDNTEKQSGSIYDDWDILPPKKKRDPEAKKPEDWDDKEYIPDPEHKKPEGYDDIPNEITDPDATKPEDWDDEEDGEWTAPTIPNPEYKGPWKQKTIKNPNYKGKWKAPLIPNPDYKDDPYIYAFDSLNHIGIELWQVKSGTLFDNILITDDPEYAKKFAEETWAKHKDAEKAAFDEAEKKRLEEESANSKIDDDDGNASDDEDDADNDKAELIAEQNKDSSDEKPQDIKVSADEKPESSKGDSYAEKKDEL, from the exons ATGGATGGGAGGATCGGTGGGTCAAGTCTGAGTGGAAGAAGGAGGACAACACGGCCGGCGAGTGGAACCACACCTCCGGCAAGTGGAACGGCGACGCCGACAACAAGG GTATCCAGACCTCAGAAGACTACAGATTCTATGCCATTTCGGCCAAGTTCCCTGAGTTCAGCAACAAGGACAAGACCCTCGTGCTGCAGTTCTCGGTGAAGCACGAACAGAAGCTCGACTGCGGTGGCGGCTACGTGAAATTGCTCGGCGGTGACGTTGACCAGAAGAAGTTTGGTGGCGATACGCCGTACAG CATCATGTTTGGACCAGATATCTGCGGGTATGCCACCAAGAAGGTTCACGCTATCCTTACAAAGAATGGGAAGAACCATCTGATCAAGAAGGACGTAGCATGCGAGACTGATCAGCTGACGCACGTGTACACCTTGATCATCCGTCCTGACGCCAAATACAGCATTCTGATTGATAACACTGAGAAGCAATCTGGCAGCATCTATGATGACTGGGATATTCTTCCTccaaagaaaaagagggaTCCTGAAGCCAAGAAG CCAGAAGACTGGGATGACAAGGAATACATTCCTGATCCTGAGCACAAGAAGCCAGAG GGCTATGATGATATCCCCAATGAAATTACTGACCCAGACGCAACAAAG CCTGAAGACTGGGATGATGAGGAAGATGGAGAATGGACAGCTCCAACCATTCCAAACCCTGAGTATAAGGGACCATGGAAGCAAAAG ACAATTAAGAACCCCAACTACAAGGGCAAATGGAAGGCACCATTGATCCCCAACCCAG ATTACAAGGATGATCCTTACATCTACGCTTTTGACAGTTTGAACCATATTGGCATTGAGCTGTGGCAG GTTAAATCTGGAACGCTGTTTGACAACATTCTTATCACTGATGACCCTGAGTATGCCAAGAAATTCGCAGAAGAGACATGGGCCAAGCATAAAGAT GCTGAGAAAGCCGCCTTTGACGAGGCTGAGAAGAAGAGGCTTGAGGAG GAATCTGCAAACTCTAaaatcgacgacgacgatggcaaCGCTAGT GACGATGAGGATGATGCGGACAATGACAAGGCTGAGCTCATTGCTGAGCAGAACAAGGACTCGAGCGATGAGAAACCGCAGGACATAAAGGTCTCTGCTGATGAGAAGCCAGAGAGCAGCAAGGGTGATTCTTACGCTGAGAAGAAGGACGAGCTTTAG